Part of the Anabrus simplex isolate iqAnaSimp1 chromosome 4, ASM4041472v1, whole genome shotgun sequence genome is shown below.
GTGTCCTTTCACTTTATGGTAATCTTTTCCTCTTTCTGCATACTTtgctttttactggcttttctcaattttaataggtctaatttggtttccgctatgaactgagaattccaccaattaatatctccatgcgcagtgtctactttcttcttaacaagaattcaaaatagcttcacattctgcacaactccaacaatcaacaATCCAGCCCATCAACACAGCTTGGTTAaatacaccaactgccaaattctcggcttaagctgatacagtgtaaagTCAACTCTTCATCTAGAGAGTATCACATTTTACTAcccagacattgtacatacttgtatatttttatatgtgtcattttacattgtgttcagtattaccaggacctactgaattccataaGTGTATAAATttttacaacacagagcacctatttgtacttttattccagacttcttagtatgtattatttacttgtattaattattactcacctgcatcacacgtaatatctctcattttcatttgcaacatttcaaccacacttcatattgtaaattgtatatccataagattcttaccgttaaaaaacatgttttaggatttcgccataaattgtttgttttaatatggctgatgatgaccccgaggagggttgaaactagtcccatgtaatatgaatattgtaaatacatcttaatattgaataggtggaaatctctactgtgttataattaatatgttattctcagttcagtacggaccaacaacatgaaattcataacccttgaaggTCATATGGTTCGCAAGGGGGGTAAAAaacataaaagattggaaattatattttacactaGGGAAATccggggtaattagaacattatcatataaataccatatgtagtaaaataaaataaaaaactaactgaattagttagtttttttttttttcaccaataTTTCTaagccactgtatactaatcaaataatatatagctaGTGCATTCTCTGGATCTCCCTAACttaaatacagtttaaagaaattttgtgtatcCATTTTCCCATGATGTTCACACAAACATCCAAACAGACAGAAATCGAACTGAACCGAATCCACTATCGACTTTTGTATGCCTAATCCGaggtaaaaaataaatatatgaggcaaaaatttgaagtgaaCAGATAAAttgccatttttatttttattaggttCTTATTCATGATCCTCTTTTTTTCCTGAATATCATTTGACTTGTCAAACATTTGCTCCTTTCCATTTCTTATATTGATCTGTTGggttcctcttctccttctccatTTGCCCTGTTTCTGGTGTTTTACCACCTGAATTCATCTGTATATTTGTCTCTTTTATTTTCCTAGCTTACTTCTTCATCAATAAACATTTTCCAATATCACGGATTGGAGTTTATCCTGTACATCCCAACATCTTATTTTGTACTTCTTCTGCTAATCCATTACTGTTGAACCATTTACACCTGTGGTCTGCCTTTATGCAGATCTTCATCCTCTTGTTTCCCTTATTGAATTTTGCAGATGATAATGGTTCATTTATATATGCAGCTGGCTTGTAACATGGTTGCATGTATGTATTAAATGTATACTCCATTGTTAGGGAATTCATCAATTTAATTGTATATTTTTTGTTCCAGGTTGCCATCATTCTTAACCACCTAACTATGGATCCAGAGATTCTAGCTCGATTGATACCTCAAGGAAAAGAAACAATCTCTCCGGCATGCAAGAAATGTGGTTATGCTGGTCATCTTACTTATCAGTGTCGTAATTTTATAAAAATTGATCCTAATAAAGAGATTGTACTTGACGTTAGTAGTACTAGCAGTGATAGTGAAGAGAATTACCTCACCCCTCTAACAGAACTTCGGGAGAAGGAGCTCAAGAAAAAGTTAAAGAAAGCAAAGAAATCAAAAAAAAGTAAAGttaaaaaagagaagaagaaatctAAGTCTCGTGATAGATCACGAAGTAGGTCAAGTAAAGACAGTGATAGCGATGATGATAGTGAAgatgaaaagaggaagaagaagaaacataagaagaatagaaaaagaaaaaaacattctcACAAGAGCCACAAAAAGAGTAAACATTCTCCTGATGATAGTTCAGATGAAACAAATTCAGACTGATAATAATGTTAACTAACATTATTTGTACAGAAAATTTCTAAAGGTTTTTATAGTAAACAGTTtcaagttgttttgttttgttcatttcaaAATTAATAGCCATGCCTTTTCCCCTATCCTTGCCATTCATTGAAATAAATTTGTACCTAAACAAGGAATTGAAAATCACAGTAAAGTCTTGGATTATGAGCATAATTCATTCTGTAAatgtgcttgtaatccaaagcactcatatatcaaagcaaattttcccatatgGAAAAACTGAAATGCAGATGATTTCTTTTAAAACCCAAAAATATGTATCAATATAAAATGATCCACATGAGGAGCAACTTTTACATCTCCTAGAAAATGAGGCTATTACTTTGATACTCTCATGACTACTTTTGCTGCATCCAGACATTTTAGTTCCTTCTTTAATATTGTCaggaaggaagccatactttcccgtgttgactcagttaatgtaacttttaAGCTTTTCACTCtgttgaaaacactaattataacactataaattaCCTGTAAAACAGCATTAATGAACAttctcaaattctatcaaatcactttaaactatgtgtatatatgtacagtattgtttatgttgtgtaaacttgtcaatgattctgaattggtgatgttatgaacaagtgagatgAATGATGATTgccgtagtggtggtgattattgctttaagaggatgtacaactagacaaccatcccctatataacactaatcagagagagaaaatggaaggtatccgacacttcgaaaaacgaaggtatcggccaaagaaggacaaaggccacgaagggcgtggaaatgacatactccctaggcctccatacttaATACTGCTGGGGTCGGaaaaccaagagttgaccaagggaggtcggataggatagatgaaagtgaggaacctggcacaaataagtggaagaataccaggcctcagctaagggtccgtggtcgccaacccacgctccaaagaaagacaggggccacgaagggcatgaaaatgaaagactccctaggcctcatgtgctctaataccgtcggggtcagaaaagaacaagagttgaccaagggtgttcggataggatagatgaaagtgagaagcctggtataagtatgtggaagcaatgccagggatcagctaagggccccgtgttcaccaacccacgctctaaagttcagagcccctgggactccTTTAGTCGCATCTTCCAAccggcagaggataccatgggtgttattataCCCACAGGGGGATATGATTGCTGTAGTCCTCCACTGTACTAACGTAAGCTGCTAATTATACGGTACCTCCAGTGACTACTGTATATTTGGATTGAAGCCAGTTTTCTTGCTCCACTCATGTTTGCTATGTAGGACAATGTTGTAGGCTATAACTGTTCAGCAGAGAGGGGAGGGAAAGTGCTGGTAGGCCATCTTATATTTGTCTTGTTGTGTATTAGAGAGTAGATGCATGGAAATGGTTttgatgaaagaaaagagtggaactGAATTAAGGAGTATCTTGCAAGACATTATTTTATTGACAATAACTTGCTAAGAATGTCTTAAGTAACAAGAACGCTGTCTAAGTTCAAATAAGATAAAAATAACCCACATTCCAGATGTTTAGCGTCAGAATAGCCTCCTGTGACATTCATTAAGCACTAAATAAAATAGTGTGAATATATGTCATGGCGTTGGTTTACCATATGGGGGAAGGTAATAACTTGGTTGAATAGAGAGGAAGTGCTATGTAGTTATATGGGTTATATCTGAAATTATTGCACTTAGATTTTTACCTGTGTCATGTTCCCTATTATTGAACATTTAATATGGGGATAGGTCCACCCTTTGCCTTGATGACTGCTTTAACTCTGCTGGGGACACTTTCAATGGAGTagaggaatggcagcccattcttcctcaagagctgggcaggccagtccattttaGGAATGTTATTGTTCACAAACCATTGCCTCTAGATGCAGCTTTATGACTGCATTTTCAGCTAATAAAATCATTGTCTCTGAACTGGTCTTCTACTGTATGCAGTATACAATGGTTTAAAATGCATTCATATCATTCTGCATTTACAGTTATCTTAAGCGCAATAAGAGGACCACACCCTAATgacaaaaaaattttaaaataacataacACACTTCCTCCAtacttcactgttggcactacacatgattGCAGGCAAAGTTCTCCAGGCATTTGCAAAACCCAGACCCTTCCATCTGATTGCCACAGGGTATAGCGTAATTCATCATTccaaatcattcatttccagtcatccactgtccagtggcatcactctttacaccacctcaagcgTTGCTTTGCATTGACTACAGAAATATTTGGCTTATGAGCAGCAATTCTACCATTATACCCCATTTAACTCCCAGTGCACAGTCATTGTGCTGGCTGGACTGCTGATGGCACTTTGGAACTCGCAAGTGATTCCTTATGCTGGTTTGTTGTGATTTTTTACAACTACCCTCCGCAACATTCGACAATCCCTGTCcatcattaaatgaggtctgcatggtcttggtttagctgcagttgttccttcgcgtttccacttcacaatcacatcaccGACAATCAACTTGGACAGCTTTAGAAGGGTTGAATAGtccctgttgaatttcttactcaggtgacatccagcGACTAAGTCCACGTTCCAAGTCACCGAGCTCTCTTGACCAACCCATTCTGCTATTACTGCTTATCTACTGACAACACAATATTCCCTGCCTCCTTTTATATTAGCGGGTCCGCCTCTCATGACATCTAAGGTTCAATTCCGCATTGCATAGGAGTGTCTGGATatttttgatcaggtagtgtagtTCAGGTTTTGTAGTATTACATTATTCTTAGAAATCAACAGAATCTGCTGCCACCCAAAGTCTAATGATGGAGCTTTTTAATTCAGTGAATAGGCTGGAAAATGGTTTTGTAGAGAACACTTCATTTTCCAGCCTAACTCCAATATGGAACAGTATGATCTTTTGTTTAGATTAATAATCTCTCGACATATTATTGTTGATCTGATATtatgagaaaattaatgaaaccttCTAAATATTCCATATATGGAAATAAGATACCAGTTTTAGATCAACTTCAGTAAGTGGAAATGTgtcctccttttctttttcttttaaaagaTTAGAAAcagaataatttaataataatgcagTTTGTCCTTGgtttggatgttctagtaagaaagaaactgggcggctccttaggacataccgtctatcgtaagcctacccacacaaatcgctgtcttcatgcagattctcaccaccatccagcacaaaaacaagggaTTCTGACGACACTTGCCAAGAaggcgagacaaatttgtgagccaacaaatatccaggtggagatggggacactcaaagtcacgttcaaggataatggttacagcgatttgcagattcatagagccctgcatcccagagaaacgaccaagcaaagttcACAGAGGGAAGCAGTGAAAGGGACTGCCTACATGCTttatattcacaacaccacagatcgaattgccaaggtcctccgcaaacacaacataaaaaccgtgtttggcaccgccactaaaattgctcacagtctgggtaaaaccaaggacaaattgtccccacttttacatcctggggtatacaaaattccctgtacttgcagtaaggtgtACATCGGctaaacatgctggtccattggtacccatatcaaggAATAGAAACGTAATATTCAtgtcaaccagccagacaaattggcaatagctgagcTGGTCATGATGccttgttccaagatgctcaagctcttagccacactagacactacaggtccaagattatagaggaagctgtggaaatacgtagaaatcctaacaatttcaacagggacactggctatcaattaagtaattcctggttgccagccattaacgatttacataggtagttcccttccctgtcccttcactattgtaatTTTGTGTTGGTGTTTtgcaaattcatacgttcctcatcgccagatgtttctttccaggcttgtgtctatgtcatacacctgtcaatgtcatatgttatgtacacatgttatgtgaccctcttagactgatcacggccgacttgcgcagcgagggatccagtcggacgtggactgattctgatggtttggtcagcttcgaATGCTAGTGCTGTGCCGCGTCTGGGGacccatctggtgacaaatgaacataccatttccacttctattataacgtcgaCATTTCAAAAGTCTCAtcatttaagaagcctttctcgtggacagtcaagattttcttctgatgacacagagcacagttctctgcgaaacataaaaaatttcacctttttttcttgacacggcataagcccaaaagcctatatcatgtctaaaagacatttatgttaataattgggctacagtgagaattgatgatagaatgagttcttggttcaaggtacttaacaGGGGTTAGACAACTGTGTAATGTTTCATCTTTGTCGTTCatagtttacatgcatcatctaCTTAAattttgtggctatttctagccgattgcagcccttgtaaggcagatcctcctatgagggtgggcggcatctgccatgtgtaggtaactgcgtgttattgtggtggaggatagtgttatgtgtggtgtgcgagctgcagcgatgttgcggacagcacaaacacccagtccccgggccattggaattaaccaataacggttaatcccctgaaccaaaggccagtacgctgaccattcagccaacgagtctactTTTTCTACctttcatttactgaaaggtattaagtggtagggagggattcagttaggtgaaaatgtagtaaacagtttggcctatgcggacttggtcttaatggcagattgtgccaaaagcctgcagcctaatatcttggaacttgaaaataggtgcaatgagtatggtatgaaaattagtctttccaagactaaattgatgtcggtaggtaagaaatccaagagaactaaatgtcagattgtggatacaaagctggaacgggtagataatttcaaatatttaggatgtgtgttctcccaggatggtactgTAAGGTGGTGAGTTTGAAtccaggtgcagcaaagctaatgcagtgagctcgcatttgtgatcaacagtattttgtaagaaggaaactATTTTtccatcggtcagttttcagaccaactttgctctactgGAGTGAAAGcgggttggactcaggatatcctattcataagttagaactaacagacatgaaagtagcgagaataattgctggtacacaCTGGTGGGAACAAttacaggagggtactcagaatgacaggataaaggataagttaggattGAACCccatggatgaagctgaacgcataaaccaCCTTTGGTGGTGgtgtcatatgaggtgaatggagtagtgtaggttacctaggtgaataatgaactctgttatgaagggaaagagaagtagagggagaccaagatgatgatgatgatgatgatgatgatggttggaTTCAGTTTGTAACagtttaatgataagaggtatagaactaaatgaggcaaagAACTAGTTACAAACCGATGactgtggcggcggttagtaaattcacagaggcttgcagactgaatgctgaaaggcataacagtctagaaTGAAGATGATTGTATTGAACCTACAGTATAACCTTTGAGCTAGAATGAACCAGAGTCCTGAACCGAGGAGCTGGGATACGTTTGAATCAGGTGGGCAAATGTCATGAAGAGCTCAACTCACATTTGTTTGGCACGTGGAGAAATCAGAGAGTGTTGTAGCTTTCCACGGATGAGCTAGTGACGTCATGTACACATGTGGACAGGGTGTAAGAATACAGAATGTTTAGCAGGATTTTATGCCAATTGCATTTGATCTGCAGTGGAATTGTTACGAAACTGACATAAGGAAAGTTACAAGGTCTATAAGTGTAAGTAATTCCTTGTTAATGAAGAAAATCTCTAGGTGCTAAAATAAGGAATATCTGGAAAAGACACTATGAAACGTGCCAAACACGAACCTCTGTGACATCGTTCATAAACATAGTACCCAGGTAGCTGTTCAGTTTGGGAGGTTAGGACTGTTCAAAAAATCACGTGATTCAGTGTGGACAGTAGTGATGGGGTGCGACTGGAATCGCAAAGAGTCAATTCgttatgcctggggaatcgggtaccctgattccgaggaactagtagcaccatctatgatgcagatacatAAACAGGTACAGCACCGAaagtgttctgtaatgtgagttcatttTGGTTTATAACCAGGGGGCCGTTTCATagaactaactaataatattaaaaCTCATAAAAGTAagtattagttaaccaaattctgtttcataaagatttatacactcataatattagttcattaatcAGTTGATACAATTGGAGGTTAGGATCGTTTTGTTGCATGTTCTTAGTTTGCGTTTGTTCCTTGTAGTAGGTTAGTGCTTGACTACATATGGCTAACGAAATAGAATATCTCAAGAAAAGAAAGTTAATTTGTCaacataacgattaaggggacatgtctgATTGCAAGGAACTTCGCTACCACATGTGACGCGAGCATGTTGTTGTCGCCTTTGGATTTTGAATTGTAGAGCACCAGATGTGTTGGGGATTTAATAAACCTTGGCCATCAGCCACCATAACTTAACTGTATTTTGTCCATCAGCCACATTAACTTAGATTTATTTTGGGCTGTCAGCCTCAGTGACTTGAGATTAGGGCCATCAGCCGCAGTAATTTATTTCCTTTGGTCATCAACCACACTGACTTGAACAATTAATTTAAGGATAGATATCAATCCATGACCTTGTCGTGGGTTATGCCGACTCAATTAAGGAttcacagggtagtataatcggcccattacttttcttaatataggcctacacaaatgatttagggaacaatataacatcaaaaataagattgtatgcagataacataattgtttatagggaaataaataacattgatgattgttcagaattacaaacggaccttgagagtatcgaacaatgggttgaagaaaataatatgaaggttaatgggggcaaatcaactgttacaacatttacaaacaggagctttaaaactgaatttgaatacactttggatgaggtagttatcccaaaagatggcaagtgcaaatacttaggtgtgagatttgaaaataatttgcactggaagggtcatgttgatgacattgttgggaaagcatacagatcgttacatatcataatgaggctacttaaaggatgcaacaaagaattaaaggaaaaaagttacttaagtatggttcgt
Proteins encoded:
- the LOC136871969 gene encoding protein SREK1IP1: MDPEILARLIPQGKETISPACKKCGYAGHLTYQCRNFIKIDPNKEIVLDVSSTSSDSEENYLTPLTELREKELKKKLKKAKKSKKSKVKKEKKKSKSRDRSRSRSSKDSDSDDDSEDEKRKKKKHKKNRKRKKHSHKSHKKSKHSPDDSSDETNSD